A window of Candidatus Methylomirabilis tolerans genomic DNA:
CCATCCTGCACCTCGACAGCGCGATGCTCATGGACGGCAAGCTCTACGCCGCCCACTCCAATTACCCGCAATGGCCGATGACGAGCTCGATCGAGATCTTCGACGCCGAGACGATGGCGCATATTGGCACCCACCGCTTCGACATCCAGCGGGGCTCGCTCACGTGGGCGGACTGGCACGACGGTCACTGGTGGATGACCTTCGCGAACTACGACCGCATGCTCGGACTCGGCAAGACGCCGTACGGCCACAAGGCGAACACCGTGATGGTGAAGTTCACGAAGGACTACCGGCCGGTGCAGTCGTGGACGCTGCCCAAGACGATCCTCGACCGCTTTGAGGACATGAGCAATTCCGGCGGCTCGTGGGGTCCTGACGGCTACCTCTACCTCACCGGCCACGATCCGGCGGAGCTCTACCGGATGCGTCTGCCGAAAGCTGGCTCGGTGCTGGAGCTCGTGGACATCATCCCGATGAACATCAGGGGCCAGGGCATTGCCTGGGACCGCTCGCAGCCCGGCGTCATCTACGGGATCATCCGCGCGACGGCCAAGGAGCGCGCCGAGGGCGGCGGTCACAAGGTGACTGTGTTCAGACTGGTGGAAAAGCCCTAGACGCGTATACAAATAGGGACAACAAATAGGGACAGACACTATTTTATTGTGACAATTCGTGGTGCTCGCGGTCATGATCGTGCAAGCCACGGATTGCTCGAATCGTTGCACACGGCACCCCGCATCATGTGAGGCAACGAGGGAGTGATCACCAGACGGCCTTTCAGAACGACAGCGATGCGGAGGCACACGATGATAGAGCGACCACTGCACACTGCAAAGGGCCGGGTTCATCTGGGAGGTGCGCAGGGAACTGGACGAGTAAGACACGTGGTGCAGAGGGGAAGACTAAGAAAGGATCTCAATAGATAGTGTCTGTCTCTATACCCTAGGCGCGCTAGGAGAAGACGCTCCGCCCGGGGTGCGCATA
This region includes:
- a CDS encoding cycloisomerase, which translates into the protein ILHLDSAMLMDGKLYAAHSNYPQWPMTSSIEIFDAETMAHIGTHRFDIQRGSLTWADWHDGHWWMTFANYDRMLGLGKTPYGHKANTVMVKFTKDYRPVQSWTLPKTILDRFEDMSNSGGSWGPDGYLYLTGHDPAELYRMRLPKAGSVLELVDIIPMNIRGQGIAWDRSQPGVIYGIIRATAKERAEGGGHKVTVFRLVEKP